A window of the Dunckerocampus dactyliophorus isolate RoL2022-P2 chromosome 19, RoL_Ddac_1.1, whole genome shotgun sequence genome harbors these coding sequences:
- the sesn1 gene encoding sestrin-1 isoform X2, whose amino-acid sequence MRHAVSPSENVENCSLAVTDLFKICAHCERLSKKDLGVRIPRPLGNGPSRFIPEKEILQVSKVDTRTQSIFEDAFAALGRLDNISLVMGFHPQYLESFLRTQHYLLQMDGPLSLHYRHYIGIMAAARHQCSYLVNLHVNDFLQVGGDPKWLNGLDEAPQKLQQLGEINKILAHRPWLLTKEHIEGLLKAEEHSWSLAELIHAVVLLTHYHSLASFTFGCGIMPEIHCDGGHTFRPPSLSQYCVCDIANGNNHGNHHDVLGSQEVCGEVEVLMERMKQLQECRDDEEASQEEMATRFEREKTESMLVVTAEDEEWVPSRDISRHFEDPSYGYKDFSRRGEHVPTFRVQDYSWEDHGFSLVNRLYPDVGQMLDEKFQMAYNLTYNTMATHKDVDTSMLRRAIWNYIHCMFGIRYDDYDYGEINQLLDRSFKIYIKTMVCSPEKTTKRMYESFWRQFQHSEKVHVNLLLMEARMQAELLYALRAITRYMT is encoded by the exons ATGAGGCACGCAGTGTCACCGTCGGAGAACGTGGAGAATTGTTCGCTGGCGGTGACAGACTTGTTCAAGATATGTGCCCATTGTGAACGTCTTAGCAAAAAG gATTTAGGAGTACGGATCCCAAGACCTCTCGGGAACGGACCTAGCAGATTTATCCCTGAAAAAGAG ATTCTCCAAGTCAGTAAAGTGGACACCAGGACACAGTCGATATTTGAGGATGCGTTCGCCGCCCTCGGTCGCCTTGACAACATCTCCTTGGTGATGGGCTTCCACCCGCAGTACCTGGAGAGCTTCCTGCGGACGCAGCACTACCTGCTACAGATGGACGGGCCGCTGTCGCTGCACTACCGCCACTATATCGGCATCATG GCGGCGGCTCGACACCAGTGCTCGTACTTGGTCAATCTGCACGTGAACGACTTCCTCCAGGTCGGAGGAGACCCCAAGTGGCTCAACGGGCTGGACGAAGCCCCGCAGAAGCTGCAGCAGCTGGGAGAGATCAACAAAATCCTGGCCCACCGTCCTTGGCTGCTCACCAAGGAGCACATCGAG GGTCTCCTGAAGGCAGAGGAGCACAGCTGGTCCCTGGCGGAGCTCATCCATGCCGTGGTCCTCCTCACACACTACCACTCCCTGGCCTCCTTCACTTTCGGCTGCGGCATCATGCCAGAGATCCACTGCGACGGCGGCCATACCTTCAGACCCCCCTCCCTTAGCCAGTACTGTGTATGCGACATCGCCAACGGCAACAACCACGGCAATCATCATGACGTTCTCGGCAGCCAG GAGGTGTGCGGCGAGGTGGAGGTGCTGATGGAGCGCATGAAGCAGCTGCAGGAGTGCCGTGACGACGAGGAGGCCAGCCAGGAGGAGATGGCCACTCGCTTTGAGCGTGAGAAGACCGAGAGCATGCTGGTGGTCACGGCCGAGGACGAGGAGTGGGTGCCCTCCAGGGACATCTCCCGACACTTTGAGGATCCCAGCTACGGCTACAAGGACTTCTCCAGGAGGGGGGAGCATGTTCCCACTTTCAGAGTGCAG GACTACAGCTGGGAGGACCACGGCTTCTCCTTGGTGAACAGGCTGTATCCCGATGTGGGTCAGATGCTGGATGAGAAGTTTCAAATGGCGTACAACTTGACCTATAACACCATGGCCACACACAAGGACGTGGACACCAGCATGCTGCGCAGGGCCATCTGGAACTACATCCACTGCATGTTTGGAATCag GTATGACGACTACGACTACGGCGAGATCAACCAGCTGCTGGACCGTAGCTTTAAGATCTACATTAAAACTATGGTGTGCAGTCCTGAGAAGACCACCAAACGAATGTATGAGAGCTTCTGGAGGCAGTTTCAGCATTCCGAGAAG GTCCACGTTAATCTGCTTCTTATGGAAGCGCGAATGCAAGCAGAACTGTTATATGCTCTGAGAGCCATCACTCGCTACATGACATGA